In one window of Rhizobium sp. ACO-34A DNA:
- a CDS encoding ArsR family transcriptional regulator, translating into MLRAELDAIDLRILRELQRDGRMTNVELSERVGISAPPCLRRVRKLEESGIIEGYHAMLSAPKLGFDLVAFCMIGLKHQSEANLKAFAAATEGWSMVRQAWMVNGDSDFLLHCVAENLTRFQDFVIEVLTANEHVHTVRTMLTIRQVKKVPLLEI; encoded by the coding sequence GTGCTGAGAGCCGAGTTGGACGCAATCGATCTTCGAATCCTGCGCGAACTGCAACGGGACGGGAGGATGACCAATGTGGAGCTTTCCGAGAGGGTCGGCATTTCTGCGCCGCCCTGTCTCCGGCGCGTGCGCAAGCTCGAGGAGAGCGGTATCATCGAGGGCTATCACGCGATGTTGAGCGCGCCAAAGCTCGGTTTCGACCTCGTCGCCTTCTGCATGATCGGCCTGAAACACCAGTCTGAGGCCAATCTCAAGGCATTTGCCGCCGCCACCGAGGGATGGTCGATGGTGCGTCAGGCATGGATGGTCAATGGTGACAGCGATTTCCTGCTGCACTGTGTTGCGGAAAACCTGACCCGCTTTCAGGACTTCGTGATCGAGGTGCTAACCGCCAACGAGCACGTCCATACCGTGCGGACCATGCTGACGATCCGTCAGGTCAAGAAGGTGCCCCTTCTGGAGATCTGA